A DNA window from Flavisolibacter ginsenosidimutans contains the following coding sequences:
- a CDS encoding RagB/SusD family nutrient uptake outer membrane protein, with protein MKKNKIIYWSLLAALPLLAVMGCKKFLDRKPLQATLSDLNQGALESKVFGMYSNLRTLAGFSLLPWLDFHSIRDDDAQKGSDDNDGREIITEFDTYQYSKDDWAPNTYWNDHYTMINATNDALHIADSLKLSDAGSIRNVGEVCFFRAYSYFELVKAYGEVPLINFPIRKASDGVVPKSTVTALYAFIDSNLQVAAANLPLTNSEYGGNYPGRLTKGAAYTLWAQTYLFRQNWAQVIAMCNTVINSKQYSLVPEFSDIWRDAGENGPESIWEMQAYDGPGAASNGSVDYGSDFGTSQQIRRNGASVEWNLGWGWNTPTDKLVADWPADDPRKSKTILYSGQSDGGTALGGFGATIPAYSNPSGTGGLAQKYWNKKLYTGNDPAIRLSTGYINNSGAARWINHRILRYADVILMLAEAANETGDGATAAKNLELIRNRASGNIGPSRTVVAPIPFVNQAQMRTAIKNERRWEFAMEGYRFYDLVRWGDAVSVLGPLGYVNRARYYPIPQKAIDLSGGVLKQNPEW; from the coding sequence ATGAAAAAGAACAAAATCATTTACTGGAGTTTACTGGCAGCGTTGCCGTTGCTGGCGGTGATGGGTTGTAAAAAATTTCTTGACCGCAAACCCTTGCAGGCGACCCTGTCGGACTTAAACCAAGGAGCGTTGGAGAGCAAAGTTTTTGGCATGTACTCTAACCTGCGTACCCTGGCCGGCTTTTCGCTTCTTCCCTGGCTCGACTTCCACAGCATTCGTGACGACGATGCGCAAAAGGGAAGCGACGACAACGACGGACGCGAAATCATAACGGAGTTTGATACTTACCAATATTCGAAAGACGACTGGGCGCCGAATACATATTGGAACGATCATTACACCATGATCAACGCCACAAACGATGCCCTGCATATTGCGGATTCGCTAAAGCTTAGCGATGCAGGCTCTATCCGGAACGTTGGCGAGGTTTGCTTCTTCCGGGCTTATTCTTATTTTGAATTGGTGAAGGCTTACGGCGAAGTTCCCCTCATCAACTTTCCCATCCGCAAGGCTTCGGACGGCGTGGTGCCCAAATCAACAGTGACGGCGCTTTACGCCTTTATTGATTCAAACTTGCAGGTGGCCGCTGCAAACCTCCCGCTTACCAATAGCGAGTACGGCGGCAATTATCCCGGCCGTTTAACCAAAGGTGCTGCCTACACCTTGTGGGCGCAAACTTATTTGTTCCGGCAAAACTGGGCGCAGGTTATTGCCATGTGCAATACTGTTATCAATTCAAAACAGTATTCACTGGTACCGGAGTTTTCAGACATCTGGCGAGATGCCGGCGAGAACGGGCCTGAATCCATTTGGGAAATGCAAGCTTACGACGGGCCCGGGGCTGCCTCCAACGGTTCGGTGGACTACGGCTCTGACTTTGGCACTTCGCAACAGATACGCAGAAACGGCGCTTCGGTAGAATGGAACTTAGGCTGGGGATGGAACACGCCAACGGATAAATTGGTTGCCGATTGGCCCGCCGACGACCCGCGGAAAAGCAAAACCATTTTGTACTCCGGCCAGTCGGACGGCGGAACGGCCCTGGGTGGATTTGGCGCAACCATTCCTGCTTATTCCAATCCATCGGGAACGGGTGGCCTGGCACAAAAATATTGGAACAAAAAGCTCTACACGGGTAACGATCCGGCCATTCGCCTGTCCACAGGCTATATCAACAACAGTGGCGCGGCACGCTGGATCAATCACCGCATTTTGCGTTATGCCGATGTGATTCTGATGCTGGCCGAAGCCGCCAACGAAACAGGCGACGGTGCAACGGCCGCAAAAAATCTTGAACTCATTCGCAACCGTGCGAGCGGCAATATTGGACCCAGCCGTACCGTTGTTGCGCCCATCCCGTTTGTGAACCAGGCACAAATGCGAACAGCAATTAAAAACGAGCGGCGGTGGGAGTTTGCCATGGAAGGCTACCGCTTTTACGACCTTGTTCGCTGGGGCGATGCCGTGAGCGTTCTGGGACCATTGGGCTATGTTAACCGTGCACGCTACTACCCCATTCCGCAAAAAGCAATTGACCTGTCCGGCGGTGTATTAAAGCAAAACCCGGAATGGTAA
- a CDS encoding multiheme c-type cytochrome, giving the protein MKRISRIQLVTGLIIFVIMLLTNCTSVDENKPITFTPVVDFTAFAGSASCASCHHDIYEKHLHTEHYSSTSKASAERILGSFEDGKNQYVFDNGATVVMQRKDSAFYQTEYANGQVQKTERMDMVVGSGRKGQSYININGNRFTQLPITYFTAAAQWSNSPGYPPHNAAFDRPITSRCLECHTTFVQQVKSISPQVEEFDKTKIIYGIDCERCHGPAAKHVAFQTQNPKATEAKFIVNPAKLSRQQNLDLCSLCHGGRLQKTAASFSFQVGDSIAGFFAPNKNFMDATNIDVHGNQAGLLSASKCFQLSQLTCNSCHNAHENEKDKIALFSQRCQTCHSSGHQKLCKLTDTIGTAITQNCIDCHMPKQASRSIAVYLQGAQQPTPVFMRTHWIKIYPKETDKVKHLLKATRAKGNLNAKEIR; this is encoded by the coding sequence GTGAAACGCATTTCACGAATACAACTTGTTACCGGCCTCATTATTTTCGTCATCATGCTGTTAACAAACTGCACAAGTGTTGACGAGAATAAGCCAATAACCTTTACACCTGTGGTTGATTTTACGGCCTTCGCCGGCTCCGCATCTTGCGCATCTTGCCACCACGATATTTATGAAAAACATTTACATACCGAACATTATTCGTCCACGTCAAAAGCTTCTGCGGAAAGAATTTTAGGATCGTTTGAAGACGGCAAAAATCAATACGTTTTCGACAACGGAGCAACGGTTGTGATGCAACGCAAAGACAGCGCCTTCTATCAAACCGAATACGCAAACGGGCAAGTGCAGAAAACCGAACGAATGGATATGGTTGTAGGCTCAGGGCGAAAAGGACAGAGCTACATCAACATTAACGGCAATCGTTTTACGCAACTGCCGATTACTTATTTTACGGCTGCGGCACAATGGAGCAACAGTCCGGGTTATCCCCCGCACAACGCTGCTTTTGACAGGCCGATAACCTCACGCTGTCTGGAGTGCCACACAACCTTTGTTCAGCAGGTGAAAAGCATATCTCCACAAGTGGAAGAATTTGACAAGACAAAAATCATCTACGGTATTGATTGCGAAAGATGTCACGGGCCAGCGGCCAAACACGTGGCTTTTCAAACGCAAAACCCGAAAGCAACCGAAGCAAAATTTATTGTGAATCCGGCGAAATTATCGAGGCAGCAGAACCTTGATCTTTGCTCTTTGTGCCACGGCGGCCGACTGCAAAAAACAGCGGCGTCGTTTTCTTTTCAGGTGGGTGATTCTATCGCAGGCTTTTTTGCGCCGAACAAAAATTTTATGGACGCAACGAACATTGACGTGCACGGAAATCAGGCAGGACTTTTATCGGCCAGCAAATGTTTTCAACTCAGTCAATTGACCTGTAACAGTTGCCACAACGCACACGAGAACGAGAAAGATAAAATCGCTTTGTTTTCGCAACGCTGTCAAACTTGTCACAGCAGCGGGCATCAGAAACTTTGCAAACTGACGGACACCATCGGCACGGCTATCACCCAAAATTGTATTGATTGCCACATGCCCAAACAAGCTTCGCGATCCATTGCCGTTTACCTGCAAGGCGCACAACAACCCACGCCGGTTTTTATGCGCACACACTGGATAAAAATTTACCCGAAAGAAACCGATAAGGTTAAACACCTTTTGAAAGCAACAAGAGCAAAGGGCAATTTAAACGCCAAAGAAATTCGCTAA
- a CDS encoding VCBS repeat-containing protein: MKTSVHLKTEKLCTQRFIQNIICFFLSLLFLASCQHKQTLFESLPASKTGVNFQNNLPERSRFSILYYLYFYNGGGVSVGDINNDGLPDIYFTANTKGANKLYLNKGNFQFEDITAKAGVAGLSDWCSGVTMADVNGDGWLDIYVSSVSGRYGLQGHNELYINNKNNTFTESSAAYGLDASCFTSQSVFFDYDHDGDLDCFIVNQSHHPHANVVDTSRRRIYDSLSGDRLYRNDLNTPAHKFTDVSAQAGIYQSNLGYGLGLAVSDMNNDGWDDVYVGNDFHENDYYYVNQGNGKFKEDGAAHFNHYSRFSMGNDVADYNNDGQPDIVTVDMLPPDEKILKTYGSDENADVYKQKLQYNGYQNQYSKNCLQRNNGNGISFSETALQSGVAATDWSWAPLFADFDNDGNKDLFISSGIVKRPVDLDYIRFASDLKTKGMDRTDKFDQTAIDAMPDGSSHPYLYKGSGKIDFKDVSEDWGTGNMKGFYNGAAYADLDNDGNLDLVINCINAPAVILKNTSPKKNYLSLSFKGKDGNNFGIGAKAYLFQKGKMQYQELMLTRGFQSSSDTRLHFGLDSLSTVDSLLVVWPGQSYQVLKNIKANQQLTVKQSDAGGNFRYNDFFPATQPLFEEQTTNLNWQHKEDDFLDYNVQYLIPHAESTRGPKLAVGDVNGDGLDDFYACGAAGQAGALFIQQSNGAFVQQDTALFAKDAASEDVDAVFFDANGDKKLDLYVVSGGNRYDDGSPQLLDRLYLNDGAGHFTKSDGALGNLAKNKSCVAVADVDHDGDEDLFIGTLADPKAYGIPQSSYLLLNDGKGNFTVASESTIALKNIGIVTSATFTDINKDGWNDLVVTGEWMPVKIYLNNNGHFAESNVPQSTGLWQSLYTADVNGDGYPDLLAGNWGHNTKLWAGKDGPCKLFVKDFDNNGSVDQILCYSAGKKDYTFLVKDELERAMPVLKKHYLTYSEVAGKTVDYVFFDLFKDYTELEAETLSSSCFINDGKGAFNRVDLPEELQLAPVMSFAALQPERNAFLAAGNFYGVTPYEGRYDALQPTAFSYSGKIAWQVNAIMPNVKGEVRDAKWLRTTGGNKLLVLARNNDRLQFFKQTKP; encoded by the coding sequence ATGAAGACATCGGTACACTTGAAGACAGAAAAACTTTGCACGCAACGATTCATTCAAAATATTATTTGCTTCTTTCTTTCCCTTCTCTTTCTTGCATCCTGCCAACACAAACAAACGCTCTTCGAAAGTTTGCCCGCTTCCAAAACAGGTGTCAATTTTCAAAACAATTTACCCGAGCGTTCGCGTTTCAGCATTTTGTATTACCTCTATTTTTACAACGGCGGCGGCGTGTCCGTTGGCGACATCAACAACGACGGCTTACCCGATATTTATTTCACGGCGAATACAAAAGGCGCCAACAAACTTTATCTTAACAAGGGCAATTTTCAGTTTGAAGACATCACCGCAAAAGCAGGCGTGGCGGGGCTTTCCGACTGGTGCAGCGGCGTAACAATGGCCGATGTAAACGGCGACGGCTGGTTGGACATTTACGTTTCATCCGTCAGTGGCCGCTACGGCTTACAAGGCCACAACGAACTTTACATCAACAACAAAAACAACACCTTTACCGAAAGCAGTGCGGCTTACGGTTTGGATGCTTCGTGCTTCACCTCGCAAAGTGTTTTCTTTGATTATGACCATGATGGTGATCTTGATTGCTTCATCGTTAATCAGTCCCACCATCCACACGCTAACGTTGTTGATACGAGCCGCCGCCGCATTTATGATTCGTTGTCGGGTGACCGGCTTTACCGCAATGATTTGAATACACCGGCGCACAAATTCACCGATGTTTCGGCGCAGGCAGGAATTTATCAAAGCAATCTTGGCTACGGTCTTGGACTTGCCGTCAGCGACATGAACAACGACGGCTGGGACGATGTTTACGTGGGCAATGATTTTCACGAAAACGATTATTATTACGTCAATCAGGGCAACGGAAAATTTAAAGAAGACGGCGCGGCACACTTTAATCATTACAGCCGTTTCAGCATGGGCAACGACGTTGCCGATTACAACAACGACGGCCAACCTGACATTGTCACCGTTGACATGCTGCCGCCGGATGAAAAGATTTTAAAGACGTACGGCAGCGATGAAAACGCCGATGTGTACAAGCAAAAGCTTCAGTACAACGGTTACCAAAATCAGTATTCGAAAAATTGTTTGCAACGCAACAACGGCAACGGTATAAGCTTTAGCGAAACCGCTTTGCAAAGCGGTGTGGCCGCAACGGATTGGAGTTGGGCGCCTTTGTTTGCCGACTTTGACAACGACGGCAACAAAGACCTTTTTATTTCAAGCGGTATTGTCAAACGCCCGGTAGACCTGGATTACATCCGCTTTGCATCCGACTTAAAAACCAAGGGAATGGACAGAACGGACAAGTTCGATCAAACCGCGATTGACGCCATGCCCGACGGTTCATCGCATCCCTATTTATACAAAGGCAGCGGCAAAATAGATTTTAAAGACGTAAGCGAAGACTGGGGAACCGGCAACATGAAAGGATTTTACAACGGCGCTGCTTATGCTGATTTGGACAACGACGGCAACCTTGACCTGGTGATCAACTGCATCAACGCACCGGCGGTTATTTTAAAGAACACATCTCCGAAAAAAAATTATTTATCGCTATCGTTTAAAGGCAAAGACGGAAACAATTTCGGCATCGGCGCAAAGGCTTATCTTTTTCAAAAAGGCAAGATGCAATACCAGGAGCTGATGTTGACAAGAGGGTTTCAATCGTCATCCGATACGCGGCTGCACTTTGGTCTCGATTCTCTTTCAACCGTTGACAGCTTGCTTGTTGTTTGGCCCGGTCAATCGTACCAGGTTTTAAAAAACATCAAAGCCAACCAACAGTTAACGGTAAAGCAAAGTGATGCCGGCGGAAACTTTCGTTACAACGATTTCTTCCCAGCAACGCAACCGCTTTTCGAAGAGCAAACGACAAACCTAAACTGGCAACACAAAGAAGATGACTTTCTCGATTACAACGTTCAATATTTAATTCCTCATGCAGAGTCAACACGCGGACCGAAGCTTGCCGTAGGCGACGTGAACGGCGATGGCTTAGACGATTTTTATGCTTGTGGTGCGGCGGGACAAGCGGGAGCTTTGTTTATTCAGCAATCAAACGGTGCCTTTGTGCAACAAGACACGGCACTCTTTGCAAAAGATGCGGCCAGCGAAGACGTGGACGCTGTTTTCTTTGATGCCAACGGCGATAAAAAATTAGACCTGTACGTTGTCAGCGGCGGCAATCGTTACGATGACGGCTCGCCGCAATTGCTCGACCGTTTGTATTTGAATGACGGCGCAGGACATTTCACAAAAAGCGACGGCGCATTGGGTAACCTTGCTAAAAATAAAAGTTGCGTGGCCGTTGCCGATGTTGACCACGACGGCGATGAAGATCTTTTCATTGGAACACTGGCCGATCCTAAAGCATACGGTATTCCGCAGTCATCATATCTTTTATTGAATGACGGCAAAGGCAATTTTACCGTAGCGTCGGAAAGCACAATTGCTTTAAAGAACATCGGCATTGTTACAAGCGCAACCTTTACCGACATCAACAAAGACGGGTGGAATGATTTGGTGGTAACCGGTGAATGGATGCCGGTGAAAATTTATTTGAACAACAACGGGCACTTCGCCGAAAGCAACGTGCCGCAGTCAACAGGTTTGTGGCAATCGCTTTACACGGCGGATGTAAACGGCGATGGTTATCCCGATTTGCTGGCCGGCAATTGGGGACACAACACAAAACTTTGGGCGGGCAAAGACGGCCCTTGCAAACTGTTTGTAAAAGACTTTGACAACAACGGTTCAGTGGATCAAATTTTGTGTTATTCAGCCGGCAAAAAAGATTATACCTTTTTGGTGAAAGACGAGCTGGAACGGGCCATGCCGGTATTGAAAAAACATTACCTCACGTACAGCGAGGTGGCGGGCAAAACGGTTGATTATGTTTTCTTCGATCTGTTTAAAGATTATACCGAGCTGGAAGCCGAAACCTTAAGTTCGTCTTGTTTTATAAACGACGGCAAAGGTGCTTTTAACCGAGTGGATTTGCCCGAAGAATTGCAGCTTGCGCCGGTGATGAGTTTCGCCGCCTTGCAACCGGAACGAAATGCTTTTTTAGCGGCGGGAAATTTTTACGGCGTCACTCCGTACGAAGGCCGCTACGATGCCTTGCAACCAACGGCATTTTCTTATTCGGGTAAGATTGCTTGGCAAGTGAACGCAATCATGCCCAATGTGAAGGGAGAAGTTAGGGACGCAAAATGGTTGCGCACAACGGGCGGAAACAAGCTGCTGGTGCTTGCCCGCAACAACGACCGGCTTCAATTTTTTAAGCAAACAAAACCCTGA
- a CDS encoding LamG domain-containing protein, which yields MKKNFLKLSGVAVLLLFVAGSCKKLDRPVMGDYPADTNPPGGPLKFYAAMDGRSVDSIRANFGVDHNVSFVQGVRGQAVQFDGSKNGYVSFPSANDFGASSSFTISFWMNIPLSKKDNSHAVGILAFANSKNFWGNATFYADNNAKSPSDSMDLKIHFGAPNNGDNWNFAGYNFTKAWPKMYDGQWHQVGFTYDATTGTGTVYRDGAQFDQKTGQTIAFENSSQVILGGYQEAAGVVDTYANNTWMAGFAGAIDQVRLYGKALTAAEMASLYANKQ from the coding sequence ATGAAAAAGAATTTTTTGAAGCTATCAGGCGTTGCGGTGCTGTTGTTGTTTGTGGCCGGCAGTTGCAAGAAACTTGACAGGCCTGTGATGGGCGATTATCCCGCAGATACCAACCCGCCTGGTGGCCCGCTTAAATTTTATGCGGCAATGGATGGACGGAGTGTTGACAGCATCCGCGCCAACTTTGGCGTAGATCACAACGTATCGTTTGTGCAAGGCGTGAGAGGACAGGCCGTTCAATTCGACGGTTCGAAAAATGGTTATGTTTCTTTTCCTTCTGCCAATGATTTCGGCGCGTCGAGCAGCTTTACCATTTCGTTTTGGATGAACATCCCGCTATCGAAGAAAGACAACAGTCACGCGGTAGGCATTCTGGCTTTCGCCAATTCCAAAAACTTTTGGGGCAACGCCACTTTTTATGCCGACAACAACGCGAAAAGCCCAAGCGATTCAATGGATTTGAAAATTCATTTTGGTGCGCCAAACAACGGCGACAATTGGAATTTTGCCGGCTATAATTTCACCAAGGCCTGGCCCAAAATGTACGACGGGCAATGGCACCAGGTTGGCTTTACTTACGACGCTACAACCGGCACGGGCACAGTCTATCGCGACGGCGCACAGTTTGACCAAAAGACAGGACAGACCATCGCTTTTGAAAATTCATCGCAGGTGATTTTGGGTGGTTACCAGGAAGCGGCCGGCGTGGTGGACACTTACGCAAACAATACGTGGATGGCCGGTTTTGCCGGCGCCATTGACCAGGTGAGACTTTACGGCAAAGCATTAACCGCAGCCGAAATGGCCTCGCTATACGCCAACAAACAATAA
- a CDS encoding glycoside hydrolase family 30 protein has protein sequence MTKPITPLLLLTVLISAQMNCTKNKSGPSPTNSGTTSTTPVKISSWFTKADATVLLQKQSNELSFSSPANTNASIEIDSTQTYQTVDGFGYTLTGGSAILINALPSSTKAALLQELFGKDETAISISYLRVSIGASDLNASVYSYDDLPAGQTDPSLSKFSLGQDTVDLLPLLKQILAINPAIKILGSPWSAPVWMKDNGASKGGSLLPQYYTAYANYLVKYIQEMKKRGITVDAITPQNEPLHGGNNPSMVMTATQQADFIRTALGPAFQAAGLTTKIIVYDHNCDRPDYPLTVLADAGARQYIDGSAFHLYAGDVSALSTVHDQYPSKNVYFTEQWTGANGSFDGDLKWHVRNVVIGTVRNWSKTALEWNLANSPTYEPHTPGGCTECKGALTINGTNVSRNVGYYIIAHASKFVPAGSVRISSTVNAGLSNVAFLTPQGNKVLIALNDGSSNVAFNIKMNGKWAAANLPAGSVATYVW, from the coding sequence ATGACGAAACCCATTACACCCTTGCTTTTGCTTACCGTTCTTATTTCGGCACAAATGAATTGTACAAAGAACAAAAGCGGCCCATCGCCAACAAATTCGGGAACAACAAGCACAACGCCGGTAAAAATTTCATCCTGGTTTACAAAGGCCGATGCAACGGTTCTGTTGCAAAAGCAAAGCAACGAGCTATCTTTTTCTTCGCCGGCGAATACAAATGCTTCAATCGAAATAGACAGCACGCAAACCTATCAAACCGTGGACGGTTTTGGCTATACCTTAACCGGCGGCAGCGCCATACTTATCAATGCTTTGCCCTCATCTACTAAAGCTGCTTTGTTGCAGGAACTCTTTGGGAAAGATGAAACGGCAATCAGCATTAGTTATCTGCGTGTGAGCATCGGCGCTTCAGATTTGAATGCATCGGTGTACAGCTACGATGATTTGCCTGCAGGGCAAACCGATCCTTCTCTTTCAAAATTTTCGTTGGGCCAGGATACGGTTGACCTGTTACCCTTGCTGAAACAAATTCTCGCCATTAATCCTGCCATAAAAATTCTTGGCTCACCGTGGAGTGCACCCGTTTGGATGAAAGACAACGGGGCTTCAAAAGGCGGAAGCCTGTTACCGCAGTATTATACAGCGTACGCAAATTATTTGGTGAAATACATCCAGGAAATGAAGAAGCGAGGCATTACTGTTGACGCCATTACACCGCAAAACGAGCCGCTGCATGGCGGCAACAATCCAAGCATGGTAATGACGGCGACACAACAGGCAGACTTTATCAGAACCGCGTTAGGGCCAGCTTTTCAAGCCGCAGGACTCACAACAAAAATTATTGTTTACGACCACAATTGTGATCGTCCTGATTACCCGCTAACGGTTTTAGCCGATGCCGGTGCAAGGCAATACATTGACGGTTCGGCTTTTCATTTGTATGCCGGTGATGTGTCTGCGTTGTCAACGGTACACGATCAATATCCTTCGAAAAATGTTTATTTCACTGAGCAATGGACCGGTGCAAACGGAAGCTTTGACGGTGATTTAAAATGGCACGTCAGGAACGTTGTGATCGGCACCGTGCGCAACTGGAGTAAAACAGCCTTGGAATGGAATCTTGCCAATAGCCCAACTTACGAACCGCACACGCCGGGCGGCTGCACCGAATGCAAAGGAGCTTTAACGATCAATGGCACCAACGTTAGCCGCAACGTGGGTTATTACATCATTGCACACGCATCCAAATTTGTTCCCGCAGGTTCCGTACGCATCAGCAGCACGGTGAATGCGGGTTTATCAAACGTAGCTTTTCTAACGCCACAGGGAAACAAGGTTTTAATTGCGCTGAACGACGGAAGCAGCAACGTTGCCTTCAACATAAAAATGAACGGGAAATGGGCTGCGGCAAACTTGCCCGCGGGCAGCGTAGCCACTTATGTTTGGTAA